The following nucleotide sequence is from Pedobacter sp. PACM 27299.
AATATTAGCGCAATTGGGAATGATTTTGAAATATAGGCTAGCTGCTATTCGTGGTATGAGTCTTGTACGGATTAATATTAGATTATGGAACAATTAGTTGAACTGCCTGCTGCCCTTTTAAAAACTTATGAAAGCCTGCCTGGTCTTTATTTAGTACTGTCTCCAGAATTGGTGGTACTTACTGCCAGTGATGATTATTTAGCAGCACAGGCGCTGACAAGGGAGGATCTGAAGGGTAAAGATGTATTTGAACCTGGTCTTTTGCCGGTACTTCATCATATTATAGAGACATCTAAGTCCTATCAATTGCCCATTTTGAGAACAGAGCTGCCGGATCCTAATCTTAAAGACCATATCGTTTCAAGATATTGGGATACTACATATACGCCATTTTTCGATGAAAATGGCATCATGCAGTACATTATTCAGTACAGTTATGATGTGACCAATTTTGTTTCTGCAGGGAAAAAGGTAGAACAGCATGAAAAAGAGATTGGTGCCAGTGAAAAACACCTGGAATATTTGCTGAATTCTATGCCCCAACAGGTCTGGACTGCTACTGCAACGGGAATCATCAGTTATGTGAATGAGATTTGCTGCCGGGATTTTGGAAAAACAAAAGAAGAATTGAGAGGAGAAGGATGGCAATCATTTGTACACCCAGACGATCTTCCGATTTGTATCAGAGCCTGGAGTTATGCCTTGAGTCAAAATTCTGAATACAGTGTGCAATTTCGGCTTAGAATGGCCGATGGGCAATATAAATGGCATTTGGGAAAAGCCATTCCATTGATAGAAAGTGGTGAATTGAAAATGTGGATGGGAACCAATACAAATATTGACATTCAGAAATCAAATGAGCAGCGTAAGGATGAGTTTCTGGCAATTGCCAGTCATGAGTTAAAAACTCCATTAACTTCTATAAAGGCCTTTAATCAGTTGATGAAAAGGTCTAAGGACCCTGAAAAACTACAGGGATTTGTAGAGAAGTCAGCCAGTCAGATCATTCGTTTGGAGCAGTTGATTACTGATTTATTAGATGTAACGAAGATCAATTCTGGAAACATGGTCTTTGAGAAAGACGCGTTCCAGTTTAGTGAAATTATAGCAACAGCAGTTCAAACTGTTCAGGCAATGTCGCCAGATCATGAATTGCTATTGGAAAACAGCATAGATGTTTCCTATCATGGAGATCGGTTGAGGATTGAACAGGTTTTAATGAACTTTTTAACCAATGCGGTGAAGTACTCGCCAAATGGAGGAAAAGTGATCATTAGTGTTGAAATTCAGTCAGACAATATTGTCGTTTCCGTGCAGGATTTTGGGATAGGTATTGCCGAATTCGAAATGCAGCGGTTATTTGAACGGTACTACCGTGTGGATAATGAGGATTTACGTTATGAAGGACTGGGCTTAGGTCTTTTCATTTGTTCAGAAATCTTGAAAGCCCATCATGGTAGCTTTTGGTTGGAAAGTAAGCTAGAGGTCGGTTCTACTTTTTATTTCAGGCTTCCTCTAAAACAGCATGCAGCAGTACCACATGGTGATGATGGCTATGTTAAAAGCCAATGGATGTACGATGATCTTAAACAACAACCTTGAGGTATTGGGCACCTGGTCCGATGCTTTAGAATGGGTAGGTAAAAGATATGGCAATTGGAGATGTAGTGCTGCAGTTTTTTTCAGAGATCCAGTCTGCGGAAGACTGGATCAAGAATCAATAATTTATTGTCCGGCTAAGGAAGGCCTAGGCACTGAAACGTGTCTTTTTGTATAAGAGGCCAGCCAAACCAGTGCAGCAATCGCATAAGCACACAGTACCAGGATCGAGATGGTGCTCACTGAATTTCCACTTTGATGACTGCTGATGAATAAGGAAAGGATGGATAGTCCGATTCCACCACCCAGAAAATAGGAGGTTGAAGCCAGGCTGGATGCCAATCCATAATGCTGTGGCGGTATGCCCTGCACAGAAATCACCGATAAACTGGTATAGCAGATGGTCATGCCCAATCCAGATACACAGCATGCAGAACATAATAATAAGATCAGGTTATGGTCCATCAATACAGAAGCCAGTAAAAATCCTGCACCCCCTACCATTAAAGACATCCCAAAAACACCGGTTTGCCATACATTCAGTCTTCTCATTAATGGAGGAAGTACAAATTTCGCAAATAAGGCAGAGATGATACTGAATGGAACCAGGGTAACCCCGGCTTTGGCTGCACTGAAATTCATGTCTTTTTGAATCAGTAAAGACAGCAGGAACATATATCCGGTAAAATAAGCGCCTAGTA
It contains:
- a CDS encoding PAS domain-containing sensor histidine kinase; this encodes MEQLVELPAALLKTYESLPGLYLVLSPELVVLTASDDYLAAQALTREDLKGKDVFEPGLLPVLHHIIETSKSYQLPILRTELPDPNLKDHIVSRYWDTTYTPFFDENGIMQYIIQYSYDVTNFVSAGKKVEQHEKEIGASEKHLEYLLNSMPQQVWTATATGIISYVNEICCRDFGKTKEELRGEGWQSFVHPDDLPICIRAWSYALSQNSEYSVQFRLRMADGQYKWHLGKAIPLIESGELKMWMGTNTNIDIQKSNEQRKDEFLAIASHELKTPLTSIKAFNQLMKRSKDPEKLQGFVEKSASQIIRLEQLITDLLDVTKINSGNMVFEKDAFQFSEIIATAVQTVQAMSPDHELLLENSIDVSYHGDRLRIEQVLMNFLTNAVKYSPNGGKVIISVEIQSDNIVVSVQDFGIGIAEFEMQRLFERYYRVDNEDLRYEGLGLGLFICSEILKAHHGSFWLESKLEVGSTFYFRLPLKQHAAVPHGDDGYVKSQWMYDDLKQQP